The following are encoded together in the Bos javanicus breed banteng chromosome X, ARS-OSU_banteng_1.0, whole genome shotgun sequence genome:
- the LOC133242772 gene encoding cancer/testis antigen 1-like, with protein sequence MESEAHGGGAMRAADEDAGAVASAAGTAHGGQGVPGGAAGHNGPGIPAGPGDAVSREVPAGSGDMADPRGPSAAGESGGAAAAIPQIPGPPNAPGPGGDTAPGARVLSNRVFQFSFGIPFSSYAEADNARRLLTRLTQLRWPVQRELYINGHMLVLRLTAEDHALLQMAIHFCLEQASLVMWILQNFVPHLFPQSQHRREP encoded by the exons ATGGAGTCCGAGGCACATGGTGGAGGAGCCATGAGGGCAGCCGATGAAGACGCAGGTGCCGTGGCCTCTGCAGCGGGTACAGCACATGGCGGCCAAGGTGTGCCGGGTGGTGCTGCTGGCCACAATGGCCCTGGCATCCCAGCTGGCCCTGGAGACGCCGTCAGTCGAGAAGTCCCTGCCGGCTCCGGTGACATGGCTGATCCCAGAGGCCCCAGCGCTGCAGGAGAGTCAGGTGGCGCAGCCGCTGCCATTCCGCAGATCCCAGGGCCACCCAACGCACCAGGGCCTGGTGGAGACACTGCACCCGGAGCCAGAGTTCTGAGTAACCGAGTCTTCCAGTT CAGCTTCGGCATACCTTTCTCATCATACGCGGAGGCGGACAACGCGCGCCGCCTCCTGACTCGACTTACTCAACTGCGATGGCCGGTTCAGAGGGAGCTCTACATTAATGGCCACATGTTGGTTCT CCGATTGACTGCTGAAgaccatgccctgctccagatgGCCATCCACTTCTGTCtggagcaggcttccctggtgatgtgGATCTTGCAGAACTTCGTGCCCCACCTTTTTCCTCAGTCTCAGCACAGAAGAGAGCCTTAA